A region of the Amycolatopsis sp. cg13 genome:
GTCTTCGATCAGCTCGCCGGCCAGCGCGTAGCCGAGGTTGGAATAGGAGAACGCGGTCCCCGGCTCGCAGACGAACTCCGCGGCCCGCACTTCCTTCCGGCAGGACCCGGCGGCGTCGGCCGGGTCCGAGGGCAGCCCGCTGGTGTGGCTCAGCAGCCCGCGCAGGGTCAGCGAGCCGGGAAGGGCCGGATCGCCGAGGATCTCGCCGACCGGCTGGTCCAGCTCGAGATCGCCGTCCGAGACGAGCATCATCGCCAGCGTCGCGGTCGCCACCTTGGTGACTGAGCCGATCGGCACGCGCGAGCTCTCCCGCATCGGCCGGCCGCGGCTCGCGACACCGGTCTGGACCACTGCGGTCTCGCCGCCGGCCCAGACCGCGACCTGCGCTCCCGGCACCCGATGCCGGGCGGTCAGCCGCGGGAGCACGGCGGCCAGCCGGTCCGCACAGCCCACGCCGGGCACCGGGCGCGGTCTCGGGACTTCGAATCTTTCTTTCCGGGAGTGCATGACCAGACCTTTCGAATACTCGTAGGAGCCGCACGAGGAATTGCCCCCTGCTCGCGCGGCACTAGCCCCAGCACAACGCGGACGCCATCGAGCCCAAACCCGCGCTGGAATCCATACCCTGCCTAGCACGGTTGCACTCCAGCAACCGCCAAACGAAGGACTCCCGCATACCCCGCTTCGCACCCTGCGTCACACATTGCCGAGACCATTCTAAAATATGAACAACGGACTCACACCTCGGGGCGAACACAGATAACCGGAAGATCAGCCTTCGCATTCGGCGGATCTTCCTCCCGCGCACGGCACCGATTCCCGTTGCGCCGACCAGCGTAAACCCGCCTTTCCCGAGGCCGCCGGAACGGCGATCGCCACCAAAGAACTGGTGCCAACAGCGGTCGCCGTTACCCCGACCGCAGCAACATCGCCGCCGCGCGCCCGACTCCGGTGCCAGCACGGGAAAAGATCACCGCCCGCCTTCGCCGATAACGCCCCCGGACAGGTAGCGCGACAAGTCGATCTCACGGAATCAGGGAATCCGCCCGCTAAACCTCACCCGATCACCGGAAGATTCCGGCGGCTCCCCGACTCGCGGAATTCGTTCCCGGCAGACCGCCACACGAATGGCGCGCGACGGCAGTAGCACTTACCGCCAGGCAACCCGCGCCTGCGGTGTTTCGGTCCCGCTCGAGTGCGCACTGCCTCCGCCGATTCCGTCACAAGCACCTCCGCCCGCACAGTCGCCGCCGCCGAGCGAAACGTTGCAGCTTCTCCGCGACCAATAGCCGAACAGCGGAACCGCCTTCTTGAGGACCCGGAGGAAATGCCCGCTGTCGGCAGACTGCCAATAAGAGGACTATTCCAAGAAGGACAGTAAAGAAAACCATACGGCCGGTTGCCCGGTCATTGACGATCAGCCCGGGTGACATCCACTGAGGACATTTCCGTCGCTTTTCCCACCCGTCACCCGGACGATCGCCCGTTCCGCATCGCCCGAAGAAGCACCGGCAATGCGACGACCAACGCGATCCCCCGCACCGCCCCCGCCACCGGATACGCCGCCCGGATGCCGAGCACGTCCGCGACCATCCCGCCCGCCAGCGATCCCAGCGGCATCAGTCCCCAGCCCAGCATCCGGTAGACACTGTGCACCCGCCCGCGCAGTTCCGTCGGCGCCGCCTGCTGGCGCAGGCTGACCGTGACCACGCTCCAGAGCGTCGTGGCGAACCCGTTAATCCCCAGCAGTACCCCGAGAACGACCGCATTCGGACTGGCCCCGATGAGCACGAAGATCACCGCGTTGGCGACCAAGGCGGCCAGCAACGCTTGCAGCGCCCCGATTTTCGCCACGACCCGCGCGTTGACCATCCCGCCGAGCACACTCCCGGCCGCCGCCCCCGCGAGCAGCACGCCGTAACCGCGCTCGCCGACGTGCAGGATCTGCGTCGCGAGCAGCACCACCGTCACGTTCCCGAGCTGGTAGCAGAACGTGTTCACCGCCAGCAGCCCCGCCAACGCGCGCAACAGCCGATGCCGCCCGAGCCAGCGCACCCCCTCCACCACCGCGACCCGAATCGGCGGCTGCGCGACCTGCGGCAACGGACGCCTCGGGAGGGTCGCCAGCAACACGGCAGACACGGCGAACGACACCGCGTCCACACCGAACGGCAACGCCGCCGCGCCCGCGAACAGCAGGCTGCCGATCGGCGGCCCGACGAACAACTGCCCGGCATTGGCGATCGCGTACTGACTGCCGTTCGCCCGATGCAGCTGCGCCTCCGCGACAAGATCCGGCAACACCGCGAGCGACGCGTTGGCGAACACGACCTCGCACGCACTGAGCGCGAATCCCATGGCCGCGAGGCCCGCGATGTCGATCCGCCCCAGCCAGATCATCGCGGCGGCCACCGCGACGATCGCCGCCTGCACGGCTTGCGACCGCCACAACAAGCCGACGCGATCGCGCCGGTCCACGAGCGCGCCCGCGGGCAGGGAGAGCAGGAGCCAGGGCAGGTACGTCGCCGCCGAGACGACCGAAACCAGCACCGGATCGCGCGTGATCGTGATGGTGAGCAGCGGAACGGCGGCCGCGAAAACCCCGTCGCCGACGTTGTCCACCGCCGAGGCCCACCACAACCGCCAGTACGAGGCGGGGAGCCTGGCGCGGGAGTCGGATTCCTTCATGTGGGGGATGGTTCCTGACTCGAACATGTGTTCGCCATCATGTAGGCTGGAGCTACATCGAATGTTTCGTGGTTGTGCCGTCGTTGTATTTCGCTTGCCGCGGGTTCCCCGGCGCCGCAGACTGACCCGCCGATGCCAAGTCCTGCGCGAATCCGGAATCAGCCCTGCGTGCCCGCCCGCGTCCGCACCTGCCGACGTCGACGCACGACGGCTGGATGCACCGCGGTTGGTCGCGCGGCGGTCGGACCGGCATCCGGGCACGCGACGTCAGCTGGGCGCACCCCGGCTGAGAGGGCGACGGCTCGGCGAACCGCAGCCAGGCATACCGCAGCAGAGTCAGCAGCGGCTCGACGAACCCCAGCCAGACACACCACAGCAAAGTCAGCAGCAGCCGGGCGAACTGCGGCGAGACGTGCGAGAGGCAGGCACGTCACGAGCCAACGCACAACCGCCGCCCGCCCCGCAGCCGAGCAGGTGCCGACCAGCCGCACCTCGGCTGGCCAAACACCACCCGGGCACAGGGCAGCCGCGCGAACCGCAGCAAGCCAGGCGGCAACCACCCCCGCCTCGGCTCCGCGCACAGCGGCCCGACACCCATCAATCAGCCACACCGCACCACAAAAAACCGACCGAACAGGTGGTTCATGATCGACGTCATCATCTCCGGCTGCGGCCCCACCGGCGCGACGCTCGCCGCCGAGCTTCGGCTGCACGGCGTGCGGGTCCTCGTGCTGGAGAAGGAAACCGAGCCGCTCCCGCTCGCCCGCATCGTCAGCCTGCACATCCGCAGCCTCGAACAGCTCGCGATGCGCGGACTGCTGGAGCGCGTCCTCGAACGCGGACGGCAACGTCCGGTCGGCGGCATCTTCGCCGGGATCCCCAAACCCGCCCCCGAAGGCCTCGAATCCGCGTACCTGCTTGGCATCCCGCAGCCAGTCGTCGTCCGCCTGCTCGAAGACCACGCGATCGAGCTGGGCGCGGAAGTCCGGCACGGCTGCGCAGTCGCCGGTTTCGACCAGGACGAGGACGGGGTCACCGTCGAACTGGCCGACGGCGAACGTCTGCGGTCGCGCTACCTCGTCGGCTGCGACGGCGCGCGCAGCACCGTGCGCAAGCTGCTCGGCGTCGGCTTCCCCGGCGAACCCTCGCGGACCGAAACCCTGATGGGCGAGATGCCCGCGACCGCGCCGCAGGAGGAGATCGCCGCCAAGGTCGCCGAGGTCCGCGAGATCGACAAGCGGTTCATGCTGAGCCCGGTAGGCGAGGGCATCTACCGAGTAGTGGTCCCGGCCGCGGGAATCAGCGCGGAACCGCCCGTTCTCGAGGACTTCAAGCAGCGACTGCACGCCATCGCCGGAACCGACTTCGGCGTCCACTCCCCGCACTGGCTGTCCCGCTTCGGCGACGCCACCCGCCTGGCCGAGCGCTACCGCGTCGACCGGGTGCTGCTGGCCGGCGACGCCGCGCACATCCACCCGCCCACCGGCGGACAGGGCCTCAACCTTGGCGTCCAAGACGCGTTCAACCTCGGCTGGAAACTGGCCGCGCAGGTCCGCGGCTGGGCCCCGGCTCCCCTGCTGGACACCTACCAGGCCGAACGCCATCCGGTCGCCGCGGACGTCCTCGACAACACCCGCGCCCAAATGGAACTGTCGTCCGCCGAAGCCGGGCCGCGGGCCGTGCGCAGGCTGCTCGCCGAGCTGATGGACTTCGACGAGGTCAACCGCCGCCTGCTCGGGAAGATCACCGCGATCGACATCCGCTACGACTTCGGCGAAGGCCCCGACCTGCTGGGCCGCCGCCTCCCCGACCTCGCCCTGAAACAAGGCCGCCTCTACGACCGCCTCCATCAGGGCCGAGGCCTGGTGCTCGACCGCACGGAGCGACTGAACGTCGAAGGCTGGGCCGACCGCGTCGACCTCATCGCGGACCCCGCCGCGACCCTGGACGCTCCGGCCGTCCTGCTGCGCCCGGACGGATATATCGCGTGGATCGGCGAGGACCAGCAGGACCTCAACGACCACCTCGCCCGATGGTTCGGCCAGCCCGCCGCTGATGCCTGAACAACGGCTCCCTACCCGACAACCACCGAGGGCGGCTGACCGCCCAACCAAACGAAAACCAGCAAACCACCACCGAGCTCAACCAAACCAGCCGCTCCCCGCCCAACAACCACCGCACGCCGCGCCCTCCCCCGCCTGAGTCGACAAACCCGCCGATCCCGCCTCGCCGACCGCCAAGTGACGCATAATCGCGACGTGCCGCTGACCCTCGACCTGAGCACCGCCGACCTGGCCGCCACCAGGCTCGCCGTCTCGCCGTTGTCCGAGACGGTCTCCGGCCTGCAGACCCTGGCCGGCTGCTGGGGCCGGACTCGCCACGGGCGCTGGACCCGCTGGGCCGCGAGCGAACTCGCCGGCCGTCCGCTGGATCTGGCCTGGACGTGGCCGTTGCTCGTCACCGGCCGGACCAGCTGGCCGCAGTTCCTGCTGCCCGCACCGGACCGTGCGGCGAGCACGATCGACGAGGCGCTGGCCGCGATGTGCCGGACCACCGCGCGCCAGGTTCGGCGCAGCCTGCACGGCGTGTTCGGCGACCGCCTGCCCGGCCCCGCCCGGGCACTCGCCGCCGATCCCGCTGCCGGGCTGCGCGCGATCGCCGAAGAACTCCGCCAGGCACACGACCGCCTGATCGCACCGCACTGGGCCCGGCTGCGCGCCGTTCTCGACGCCGACATCGCTTACCGCGCCAAGCAATGGGCCGACGGCGGCGCGGCCCATCTCTTCGCCGACCTGCACGCCGAGCTGAACTGGTCCGGCAGCCGGCTCACTCTCGACGGCGACCACCGTCCCTCGCCCGGCCGCCCTTCCGGCGGGTTGGTGCTGTCGCCGGTCGTGCTCGGTCCGCCGTGGGTGATGATCAAACTGCACACCACCACCCAGACCACGATCCGCTACCCGGCCCGAGGCAGCGGTGCAGTGTGGACAGCCGCCGGACGCCGTCCCGCCGAACCCGCGGTCCGCCTGCTGGGCCGACGTCGGGCCGAACTCCTGGAGACGCTGCGCTCCCCCGCCACGACCACCGACCTCGCCGAAACCCTCCGCGTCTCGCCGAGCGCGGTTTCGCAACACCTCCGAGTCCTGCGCGACAGCGGCCTGGTCTCCGGACGGCGATCCGGTCGCGAGGTCCTGTACCGCACCACCGAACAGGGAATCCGCCTGCTGAACCCCTCGGCCGAATCACCAAGGTGACGCCTCCCCCTGCCCAACGTCAGCCGCTGGCCCGGCACGGAATGCGCCCGTCCGCCGAAGCACAAAACTGACGAACGCAAGCCCCGATCCGCCAAAACCGGACCAAGGCGATCCAGGCCCTGCGCTTCCCACGACCGAGGCACAAATGTGACAACTCCACACCCGATGCCACATTTCCGGAGTACGATCTCGCGGAACCGGCGGGCGGGCCCGCGGGGAGAGGGGAAGCGGCGGGGATGAGCGAAACCTGGCAGGTGCCCGGGTTCACCGAGGTCGACGTGCTCGGCGTCGGCGGTTTCGGGCGCGTCGTGCTGGCCAAGCATCAGCAATCCGGCCGCATGGCGGCGATCAAATACCTCCTCGCCGAGTACCTCGCCGACCCGGACATCGCGGCTGGGTTCCGTCGCGAGGCGTGGCTGCTGTCCGGCGTCCGAAGCCCGCATGTCGTGCAACTGTTCGACTTCGTCGAGACGCCGCAGGGCGCGGCGCTGGTGATGGAGGCCGTGCCCGGCGTCTCCCTGCGCGCGCTCCTGGCGACGGAGAACATTCTCGCCCCCGAATCCGCGTTGGCCATTCTCAAAGGTTCGCTGCTCGGACTCGCCGACGCACACGCCGCCGGAGTCGTCCATCGCGATTACAAACCGGGAAACGTCCTGGTGTCACGGGAAGGCCAGTCGAAGCTGGTCGACTTTGGACTGGCCACTTTGGACGGACAAAACGGACTGACCGCCGGTTCCCCGTCGTACATGGCACCGGAGCAGTGGGCCGGGCAGCCGGGCATGCCTGCCACCGACGTGTACGCCGCGACCTGCGTGTTCTACCAATGCATCACCGGACACCAGCCGTTCGAGGGGACCACCGCCGACGAACTGCGCTCGCTGCACCAGATGGCACCCGTGCCGCTCGACACGGTGCCCGAGGAACTGCGTCCGCTGATCGCGCGCGGCATGGCGAAGGATCCGGCGTGGCGACCGTCCACAGCGGACGCTTTCGTCGCCGAATTGGAGACCGTCGCGCGCAAGGCTTACGGAAAGGACTGGGAGAAACGCGGCTGGAAGCGGCTGGCCGCCTCGGCCGCCGCCCTGACCGCGCTCACGCCGTTGGCCCTCCTGACCACGGCTGGCACGGCCGCCGCGCCGATCGGGGCCGGTGCCGGCGCCGTGGCGGCGGGAGTGCCTGCCACGGGCACCGGAGCGGGCGCGACCGCGGTGATCGTCGGCAAGGTCATCGCCGTGCTGGTGGTCGTCGGCGCACTGGTCACCGGCGGAATCCTGGTCTTCAATCGCCAGGACGACCCGCCCGCGCCCGCGGCGCTCACGGTGGCGATCCAGACTGATTCCGGCCGCGACCAAGCCCTCCCGATCACCTACAGCCTCCAGTATCCGCAAGTGTCCGGCGGGCCGGACGCCGCCGTGCGGAAACGCATCAACGACGCTTTGCGCGCCCCGATCGACAAGCGGCTGAAGGCCATCCGCGACGCACGGTCCAATCCGGACTGGCAGCAGCAGTTCACCGAGGCCGGGGAAACGCCCGCCGCGCGATCGACCGCGCGGATCCTCCTGCAGACCCCGAGCCTGCTTTCCGTGCGCTACGACCACGATCTCGACTCGAAAGTGCTGTGGCACACGACGTGGCGGTTCCCGGAAACCGTCACCGTCGACCTCGGCACCGGGAATCCGGTCGGCCCCCAGGACATGTTCCGCCCCGAGGTGCTGACCGCGGCCGGAATGAAAACGCTCACCGACCGCGTCGAACCGCACACCAGGAACGGTTTCTGCCAACTGGCGTCCGTCGACGAAAACGGGCGGAAGACCACCATCGACGCCGCCGACCGGGTCCCGGCGCGCGGGCACGTTCCGGGGACCTCGATCGGATTCACCAAGGCCGGGGCCGAATTCGAAATCCTGTGGTACGACCTCGGCTGCGTCACGGCGGCGGGGAAAGAAACCGTGACTGTTCCGTACGCCGAAATCTCCGATCTGCTGCAGCCGAAGTTCGTGACAATGCTCGGCGCCCCAACAGCTTCCCCGTCACCTACGCTACCGGCCTCGTCTTCCCCAGCGGTCGGCAACACCTACACCAACCGGCGATTCGGCTTCACCACACGCGTTCCGCAGGGCTACACCGCCGCGTCCTACAGCCCGGACAACGGCGACGGAATGACGTTCACCAACACCGGCCTCGACGCGACCCTCACCGTATGGGGCACCAATTCCGGCGGCCGGACCACCGCGGCCGCACTGGCCGCCGCGGCGTCCGAAGCAGAAGCAAACGGCGGCCGAGTGACCTATCGCAAGGCCGAAGGCGACCACTACACGATTTCCGGCTACCAAAGCGACGGCAAGATCTTCTACGAGCGAGGATTTACCGGAGCGGGGT
Encoded here:
- a CDS encoding MFS transporter, with the translated sequence MKESDSRARLPASYWRLWWASAVDNVGDGVFAAAVPLLTITITRDPVLVSVVSAATYLPWLLLSLPAGALVDRRDRVGLLWRSQAVQAAIVAVAAAMIWLGRIDIAGLAAMGFALSACEVVFANASLAVLPDLVAEAQLHRANGSQYAIANAGQLFVGPPIGSLLFAGAAALPFGVDAVSFAVSAVLLATLPRRPLPQVAQPPIRVAVVEGVRWLGRHRLLRALAGLLAVNTFCYQLGNVTVVLLATQILHVGERGYGVLLAGAAAGSVLGGMVNARVVAKIGALQALLAALVANAVIFVLIGASPNAVVLGVLLGINGFATTLWSVVTVSLRQQAAPTELRGRVHSVYRMLGWGLMPLGSLAGGMVADVLGIRAAYPVAGAVRGIALVVALPVLLRAMRNGRSSG
- a CDS encoding FAD-dependent monooxygenase: MIDVIISGCGPTGATLAAELRLHGVRVLVLEKETEPLPLARIVSLHIRSLEQLAMRGLLERVLERGRQRPVGGIFAGIPKPAPEGLESAYLLGIPQPVVVRLLEDHAIELGAEVRHGCAVAGFDQDEDGVTVELADGERLRSRYLVGCDGARSTVRKLLGVGFPGEPSRTETLMGEMPATAPQEEIAAKVAEVREIDKRFMLSPVGEGIYRVVVPAAGISAEPPVLEDFKQRLHAIAGTDFGVHSPHWLSRFGDATRLAERYRVDRVLLAGDAAHIHPPTGGQGLNLGVQDAFNLGWKLAAQVRGWAPAPLLDTYQAERHPVAADVLDNTRAQMELSSAEAGPRAVRRLLAELMDFDEVNRRLLGKITAIDIRYDFGEGPDLLGRRLPDLALKQGRLYDRLHQGRGLVLDRTERLNVEGWADRVDLIADPAATLDAPAVLLRPDGYIAWIGEDQQDLNDHLARWFGQPAADA
- a CDS encoding ArsR/SmtB family transcription factor, whose translation is MPLTLDLSTADLAATRLAVSPLSETVSGLQTLAGCWGRTRHGRWTRWAASELAGRPLDLAWTWPLLVTGRTSWPQFLLPAPDRAASTIDEALAAMCRTTARQVRRSLHGVFGDRLPGPARALAADPAAGLRAIAEELRQAHDRLIAPHWARLRAVLDADIAYRAKQWADGGAAHLFADLHAELNWSGSRLTLDGDHRPSPGRPSGGLVLSPVVLGPPWVMIKLHTTTQTTIRYPARGSGAVWTAAGRRPAEPAVRLLGRRRAELLETLRSPATTTDLAETLRVSPSAVSQHLRVLRDSGLVSGRRSGREVLYRTTEQGIRLLNPSAESPR
- a CDS encoding protein kinase, yielding MSETWQVPGFTEVDVLGVGGFGRVVLAKHQQSGRMAAIKYLLAEYLADPDIAAGFRREAWLLSGVRSPHVVQLFDFVETPQGAALVMEAVPGVSLRALLATENILAPESALAILKGSLLGLADAHAAGVVHRDYKPGNVLVSREGQSKLVDFGLATLDGQNGLTAGSPSYMAPEQWAGQPGMPATDVYAATCVFYQCITGHQPFEGTTADELRSLHQMAPVPLDTVPEELRPLIARGMAKDPAWRPSTADAFVAELETVARKAYGKDWEKRGWKRLAASAAALTALTPLALLTTAGTAAAPIGAGAGAVAAGVPATGTGAGATAVIVGKVIAVLVVVGALVTGGILVFNRQDDPPAPAALTVAIQTDSGRDQALPITYSLQYPQVSGGPDAAVRKRINDALRAPIDKRLKAIRDARSNPDWQQQFTEAGETPAARSTARILLQTPSLLSVRYDHDLDSKVLWHTTWRFPETVTVDLGTGNPVGPQDMFRPEVLTAAGMKTLTDRVEPHTRNGFCQLASVDENGRKTTIDAADRVPARGHVPGTSIGFTKAGAEFEILWYDLGCVTAAGKETVTVPYAEISDLLQPKFVTMLGAPTASPSPTLPASSSPAVGNTYTNRRFGFTTRVPQGYTAASYSPDNGDGMTFTNTGLDATLTVWGTNSGGRTTAAALAAAASEAEANGGRVTYRKAEGDHYTISGYQSDGKIFYERGFTGAGSTASLRWVYPREHKSELDTPVSTTADAFRPGDLSQPH